In Grus americana isolate bGruAme1 chromosome 28, bGruAme1.mat, whole genome shotgun sequence, a single window of DNA contains:
- the LOC129197356 gene encoding transducin-like enhancer protein 1 isoform X3, with product MFPQNRPPAHLQAPSAASGAAVAASAIPSTPQSLKLTYPETLDRIKEEFQFLQNQYHSLKLECEKLATEKTEIQRHYVMYYEMSYGLNIEMHKQTEIAKRLNVICAQLIPFLSQEHQQQVVQAVERAKQHQLQTQHLSHHAPPIPLTPHPSGMQPTGLAGISSASGLLALSGALGAQAQLLAKDDRGVHDTEPRERDPGPSSLALPNGERARAISEYLSSSKKRKVEEKDFVTDYGSDADKSEDNLVVDEDPSSPHSVHSYSSRENGVEKVPLGRKEAIPLSPTSMASSSSTSPSRSKDAPTVEKAGTPSLKSSTPTSQGDAAVPGSSGAQQFRPAASKAPVDPLAALGLRNPLGVQSPYSAAFGMAHPTVNGDVAGTGAYASLHLMSPQLNGAVAAVGAGSYGRSPLVGYDPHPHMRVPGLAASMQVGTSGKPAYSFHVSADGQMQPVPFPPDALIGSGIPRHARQLHTLTHGEVVCAVTISNSTRHVYTGGKGCVKVWDVGQPGTKTAVAQLDCLNRDNYIRSCKLLPDGRSLIVGGEASTLSIWDLAAPTPRIKAELTSSAPACYALAISPDAKVCFSCCSDGNIVVWDLQNQTLVRQFQGHTDGASCIDISNDGTKLWTGGLDNTVRCWDLREGRQLQQHDFSSQIFSLGYCPTGEWLAVGMESSNVEILHVTKPDKYQLHLHESCVLSLKFASCGKWFVSTGKDNLLNAWRTPYGASIFQSKETSSVLSCDVSTDDQFIVTGSGDKKATVYEVIY from the exons ATGTTCCCGCAGAATCGGCCCCCG GCCCATCTCCAGGCACCCTCCGCCGCCTCGGGAGCCGCTGTCGCTGCCAGCGCCATCCCCAGCACCCCTCAGTCCCTCAAGCTGACTTACCCGGAGACCTTGGACCGCATCAAGGAGGAATTCCAGTTCCTGCAGAACCAATACCACAG cttgAAGTTAGAATGTGAAAAGCTggcaacagaaaaaacagaaatccaGCGTCATTATGTCATG TACTACGAGATGTCCTATGGCCTGAACATTGAGATGCACAAACAG ACGGAGATCGCGAAGCGGCTCAACGTGATCTGCGCCCAGCTCATCCCGTTCCTGTCTCAGGAG caccagcagcaggtgGTCCAAGCCGTGGAGCGTGCGAAGCAG CACCAGCTCCAGACCCAGCACCTCTCGCACCATGCTCCCCCCATCCCGCTGACCCCCCACCCCTCCGGGATGCAGCCCACCGGCCTCGCTGGCATCAGCAGCGCCTCAGGGTTGCTGGCGCTCTCGGGGGCACTGGGGGCGCAGGCCCAGCTCCTTGCCAAAGATGACCGAGGAGTCCATGACACCGAGCCCAGGG AACGAGACCCCGGCCCC agcTCCCTGGCGCTGCCCAACGGGGAGCGGGCACGAGCCATCTCCGAGtacctgagcagcagcaagaagaggaaggtggaaGAGAAGGACTTTGTTACAGACTAC GGCAGCGACGCAGACAAAAGCGAAGACAACTTGGTGGTGGATGAG GACCCCTCTTCCCCGCACAGTGTCCACTCCTACTCGTCCCGGGAGAACGGGGTGGAGAAGGTCCcactggggaggaaggaggccATACCGCTCAGCCCGACCTCCATGGCCTCCTCGAGCAGCACGTCCCCATCTCGGAGCAAGGATGCGCCCACG GTGGAGAAGGCTGGGACGCCCAGCCTGAAGTCCAGCACCCCCACCTCCCAGGGCGATGCCGCAGTCCCGGGCTCCAGCGGTGCCCAGCAGTTTCGCCCCGCCGCCTCCAAGGCCCCTGTGGACCCCCTGG cagccctgggcctgaGGAACCCGCTGGGGGTGCAGAGCCCCTACTCGGCCGCCTTCGGCATGGCCCACCCCACGGTTAACGGTGACGTGGCCGGGACCGGTGCCTACGCCAGCCTCCACCTCATGTCCCCGCAGCTCAACGGGGCTGTGGCCGCCGTGGGAGCCGGCAGCTACGGGCGCTCCCCCCTG GTGGGCTATGACCCGCACCCCCACATGCGCGTCCCAGGGCTGGCGGCCAGCATGCAAGTGGGGACTTCGGGGAAACC CGCCTACTCCTTCCACGTCAGCGCCGACGGGCAGATGCAGCCGGTGCCTTTCCCACCCGATGCCCTCATCGGCTCCGGCATCCCCCGCCACGCGCGGCAGCTCCACACCCTGACCCATGGCGAGGTGGTCTGCGCCGTCACCATCAGCAACTCCACGCGACACGTCTACACCGGGGGCAAGGGCTGCGTGAAGGTGTGGGACGTGGGGCAGCCCGGCACCAAGACGGCCGTGGCTCAGCTGGACTGCTTG AACCGAGACAACTACATCCGCTCCTGCAAGCTGCTCCCTGACGGCCGGAGCCTCATCGTGGGGGGGGAGGCCAGCACCCTCTCCATCTGGGACCTGGCAGCCCCCACGCCCCGCATCAAGGCTGAGCTCAcctcctctgcccctgcctgctACGCCCTGGCCATCAGCCCCGACGCCAAAgtctgcttctcctgctgcagcgACGGCAACATCGTGGTGTGGGACCTGCAGAACCAGACCCTGGTCAG GCAGTTTCAAGGTCACACGGATGGTGCCAGCTGCATCGACATCTCTAACGATGGCACCAAGCTGTGGACGGGGGGGCTGGACAACACGGTGCGGTGCTGGGACCTGCGGGAAGGGcgtcagctgcagcagcacgaCTTCAGCTCCCAG aTCTTCTCCCTGGGGTACTGCCCGACAGGAGAGTGGCTGGCAGTGGGCATGGAGAGCAGCAATGTGGAGATCCTGCACGTCACCAAACCGGACAAGTACCAGCTGCACCTCCACGAGAGCTGCGTCCTCTCCCTCAAATTCGCCTCCTGCG GGAAGTGGTTCGTGAGCACGGGGAAGGACAACCTGCTGAACGCCTGGCGGACGCCCTACGGAGCCAGCATCTTCCAG tcGAAGGAAACCTCCTCTGTCCTCAGCTGCGACGTCTCCACGGATGACCAGTTCATCGTGACTGGCTCGGGGGACAAGAAAGCAACAGTTTACGAGGTCATTTACTGA
- the LOC129197356 gene encoding transducin-like enhancer protein 1 isoform X1: MFPQNRPPAHLQAPSAASGAAVAASAIPSTPQSLKLTYPETLDRIKEEFQFLQNQYHSLKLECEKLATEKTEIQRHYVMYYEMSYGLNIEMHKQTEIAKRLNVICAQLIPFLSQEHQQQVVQAVERAKQVTMTDLNAAIGHQLQTQHLSHHAPPIPLTPHPSGMQPTGLAGISSASGLLALSGALGAQAQLLAKDDRGVHDTEPRERDPGPSSLALPNGERARAISEYLSSSKKRKVEEKDFVTDYGSDADKSEDNLVVDEDPSSPHSVHSYSSRENGVEKVPLGRKEAIPLSPTSMASSSSTSPSRSKDAPTVEKAGTPSLKSSTPTSQGDAAVPGSSGAQQFRPAASKAPVDPLAALGLRNPLGVQSPYSAAFGMAHPTVNGDVAGTGAYASLHLMSPQLNGAVAAVGAGSYGRSPLVGYDPHPHMRVPGLAASMQVGTSGKPAYSFHVSADGQMQPVPFPPDALIGSGIPRHARQLHTLTHGEVVCAVTISNSTRHVYTGGKGCVKVWDVGQPGTKTAVAQLDCLNRDNYIRSCKLLPDGRSLIVGGEASTLSIWDLAAPTPRIKAELTSSAPACYALAISPDAKVCFSCCSDGNIVVWDLQNQTLVRQFQGHTDGASCIDISNDGTKLWTGGLDNTVRCWDLREGRQLQQHDFSSQIFSLGYCPTGEWLAVGMESSNVEILHVTKPDKYQLHLHESCVLSLKFASCGKWFVSTGKDNLLNAWRTPYGASIFQSKETSSVLSCDVSTDDQFIVTGSGDKKATVYEVIY; this comes from the exons ATGTTCCCGCAGAATCGGCCCCCG GCCCATCTCCAGGCACCCTCCGCCGCCTCGGGAGCCGCTGTCGCTGCCAGCGCCATCCCCAGCACCCCTCAGTCCCTCAAGCTGACTTACCCGGAGACCTTGGACCGCATCAAGGAGGAATTCCAGTTCCTGCAGAACCAATACCACAG cttgAAGTTAGAATGTGAAAAGCTggcaacagaaaaaacagaaatccaGCGTCATTATGTCATG TACTACGAGATGTCCTATGGCCTGAACATTGAGATGCACAAACAG ACGGAGATCGCGAAGCGGCTCAACGTGATCTGCGCCCAGCTCATCCCGTTCCTGTCTCAGGAG caccagcagcaggtgGTCCAAGCCGTGGAGCGTGCGAAGCAGGTGACTATGACCGACCTGAACGCGGCGATCGGG CACCAGCTCCAGACCCAGCACCTCTCGCACCATGCTCCCCCCATCCCGCTGACCCCCCACCCCTCCGGGATGCAGCCCACCGGCCTCGCTGGCATCAGCAGCGCCTCAGGGTTGCTGGCGCTCTCGGGGGCACTGGGGGCGCAGGCCCAGCTCCTTGCCAAAGATGACCGAGGAGTCCATGACACCGAGCCCAGGG AACGAGACCCCGGCCCC agcTCCCTGGCGCTGCCCAACGGGGAGCGGGCACGAGCCATCTCCGAGtacctgagcagcagcaagaagaggaaggtggaaGAGAAGGACTTTGTTACAGACTAC GGCAGCGACGCAGACAAAAGCGAAGACAACTTGGTGGTGGATGAG GACCCCTCTTCCCCGCACAGTGTCCACTCCTACTCGTCCCGGGAGAACGGGGTGGAGAAGGTCCcactggggaggaaggaggccATACCGCTCAGCCCGACCTCCATGGCCTCCTCGAGCAGCACGTCCCCATCTCGGAGCAAGGATGCGCCCACG GTGGAGAAGGCTGGGACGCCCAGCCTGAAGTCCAGCACCCCCACCTCCCAGGGCGATGCCGCAGTCCCGGGCTCCAGCGGTGCCCAGCAGTTTCGCCCCGCCGCCTCCAAGGCCCCTGTGGACCCCCTGG cagccctgggcctgaGGAACCCGCTGGGGGTGCAGAGCCCCTACTCGGCCGCCTTCGGCATGGCCCACCCCACGGTTAACGGTGACGTGGCCGGGACCGGTGCCTACGCCAGCCTCCACCTCATGTCCCCGCAGCTCAACGGGGCTGTGGCCGCCGTGGGAGCCGGCAGCTACGGGCGCTCCCCCCTG GTGGGCTATGACCCGCACCCCCACATGCGCGTCCCAGGGCTGGCGGCCAGCATGCAAGTGGGGACTTCGGGGAAACC CGCCTACTCCTTCCACGTCAGCGCCGACGGGCAGATGCAGCCGGTGCCTTTCCCACCCGATGCCCTCATCGGCTCCGGCATCCCCCGCCACGCGCGGCAGCTCCACACCCTGACCCATGGCGAGGTGGTCTGCGCCGTCACCATCAGCAACTCCACGCGACACGTCTACACCGGGGGCAAGGGCTGCGTGAAGGTGTGGGACGTGGGGCAGCCCGGCACCAAGACGGCCGTGGCTCAGCTGGACTGCTTG AACCGAGACAACTACATCCGCTCCTGCAAGCTGCTCCCTGACGGCCGGAGCCTCATCGTGGGGGGGGAGGCCAGCACCCTCTCCATCTGGGACCTGGCAGCCCCCACGCCCCGCATCAAGGCTGAGCTCAcctcctctgcccctgcctgctACGCCCTGGCCATCAGCCCCGACGCCAAAgtctgcttctcctgctgcagcgACGGCAACATCGTGGTGTGGGACCTGCAGAACCAGACCCTGGTCAG GCAGTTTCAAGGTCACACGGATGGTGCCAGCTGCATCGACATCTCTAACGATGGCACCAAGCTGTGGACGGGGGGGCTGGACAACACGGTGCGGTGCTGGGACCTGCGGGAAGGGcgtcagctgcagcagcacgaCTTCAGCTCCCAG aTCTTCTCCCTGGGGTACTGCCCGACAGGAGAGTGGCTGGCAGTGGGCATGGAGAGCAGCAATGTGGAGATCCTGCACGTCACCAAACCGGACAAGTACCAGCTGCACCTCCACGAGAGCTGCGTCCTCTCCCTCAAATTCGCCTCCTGCG GGAAGTGGTTCGTGAGCACGGGGAAGGACAACCTGCTGAACGCCTGGCGGACGCCCTACGGAGCCAGCATCTTCCAG tcGAAGGAAACCTCCTCTGTCCTCAGCTGCGACGTCTCCACGGATGACCAGTTCATCGTGACTGGCTCGGGGGACAAGAAAGCAACAGTTTACGAGGTCATTTACTGA
- the LOC129197356 gene encoding transducin-like enhancer protein 1 isoform X2 translates to MFPQNRPPAHLQAPSAASGAAVAASAIPSTPQSLKLTYPETLDRIKEEFQFLQNQYHSLKLECEKLATEKTEIQRHYVMYYEMSYGLNIEMHKQTEIAKRLNVICAQLIPFLSQEHQQQVVQAVERAKQVTMTDLNAAIGHQLQTQHLSHHAPPIPLTPHPSGMQPTGLAGISSASGLLALSGALGAQAQLLAKDDRGVHDTEPRERDPGPSSLALPNGERARAISEYLSSSKKRKVEEKDFVTDYGSDADKSEDNLVVDEDPSSPHSVHSYSSRENGVEKVPLGRKEAIPLSPTSMASSSSTSPSRSKDAPTVEKAGTPSLKSSTPTSQGDAAVPGSSGAQQFRPAASKAPVDPLALGLRNPLGVQSPYSAAFGMAHPTVNGDVAGTGAYASLHLMSPQLNGAVAAVGAGSYGRSPLVGYDPHPHMRVPGLAASMQVGTSGKPAYSFHVSADGQMQPVPFPPDALIGSGIPRHARQLHTLTHGEVVCAVTISNSTRHVYTGGKGCVKVWDVGQPGTKTAVAQLDCLNRDNYIRSCKLLPDGRSLIVGGEASTLSIWDLAAPTPRIKAELTSSAPACYALAISPDAKVCFSCCSDGNIVVWDLQNQTLVRQFQGHTDGASCIDISNDGTKLWTGGLDNTVRCWDLREGRQLQQHDFSSQIFSLGYCPTGEWLAVGMESSNVEILHVTKPDKYQLHLHESCVLSLKFASCGKWFVSTGKDNLLNAWRTPYGASIFQSKETSSVLSCDVSTDDQFIVTGSGDKKATVYEVIY, encoded by the exons ATGTTCCCGCAGAATCGGCCCCCG GCCCATCTCCAGGCACCCTCCGCCGCCTCGGGAGCCGCTGTCGCTGCCAGCGCCATCCCCAGCACCCCTCAGTCCCTCAAGCTGACTTACCCGGAGACCTTGGACCGCATCAAGGAGGAATTCCAGTTCCTGCAGAACCAATACCACAG cttgAAGTTAGAATGTGAAAAGCTggcaacagaaaaaacagaaatccaGCGTCATTATGTCATG TACTACGAGATGTCCTATGGCCTGAACATTGAGATGCACAAACAG ACGGAGATCGCGAAGCGGCTCAACGTGATCTGCGCCCAGCTCATCCCGTTCCTGTCTCAGGAG caccagcagcaggtgGTCCAAGCCGTGGAGCGTGCGAAGCAGGTGACTATGACCGACCTGAACGCGGCGATCGGG CACCAGCTCCAGACCCAGCACCTCTCGCACCATGCTCCCCCCATCCCGCTGACCCCCCACCCCTCCGGGATGCAGCCCACCGGCCTCGCTGGCATCAGCAGCGCCTCAGGGTTGCTGGCGCTCTCGGGGGCACTGGGGGCGCAGGCCCAGCTCCTTGCCAAAGATGACCGAGGAGTCCATGACACCGAGCCCAGGG AACGAGACCCCGGCCCC agcTCCCTGGCGCTGCCCAACGGGGAGCGGGCACGAGCCATCTCCGAGtacctgagcagcagcaagaagaggaaggtggaaGAGAAGGACTTTGTTACAGACTAC GGCAGCGACGCAGACAAAAGCGAAGACAACTTGGTGGTGGATGAG GACCCCTCTTCCCCGCACAGTGTCCACTCCTACTCGTCCCGGGAGAACGGGGTGGAGAAGGTCCcactggggaggaaggaggccATACCGCTCAGCCCGACCTCCATGGCCTCCTCGAGCAGCACGTCCCCATCTCGGAGCAAGGATGCGCCCACG GTGGAGAAGGCTGGGACGCCCAGCCTGAAGTCCAGCACCCCCACCTCCCAGGGCGATGCCGCAGTCCCGGGCTCCAGCGGTGCCCAGCAGTTTCGCCCCGCCGCCTCCAAGGCCCCTGTGGACCCCCTGG ccctgggcctgaGGAACCCGCTGGGGGTGCAGAGCCCCTACTCGGCCGCCTTCGGCATGGCCCACCCCACGGTTAACGGTGACGTGGCCGGGACCGGTGCCTACGCCAGCCTCCACCTCATGTCCCCGCAGCTCAACGGGGCTGTGGCCGCCGTGGGAGCCGGCAGCTACGGGCGCTCCCCCCTG GTGGGCTATGACCCGCACCCCCACATGCGCGTCCCAGGGCTGGCGGCCAGCATGCAAGTGGGGACTTCGGGGAAACC CGCCTACTCCTTCCACGTCAGCGCCGACGGGCAGATGCAGCCGGTGCCTTTCCCACCCGATGCCCTCATCGGCTCCGGCATCCCCCGCCACGCGCGGCAGCTCCACACCCTGACCCATGGCGAGGTGGTCTGCGCCGTCACCATCAGCAACTCCACGCGACACGTCTACACCGGGGGCAAGGGCTGCGTGAAGGTGTGGGACGTGGGGCAGCCCGGCACCAAGACGGCCGTGGCTCAGCTGGACTGCTTG AACCGAGACAACTACATCCGCTCCTGCAAGCTGCTCCCTGACGGCCGGAGCCTCATCGTGGGGGGGGAGGCCAGCACCCTCTCCATCTGGGACCTGGCAGCCCCCACGCCCCGCATCAAGGCTGAGCTCAcctcctctgcccctgcctgctACGCCCTGGCCATCAGCCCCGACGCCAAAgtctgcttctcctgctgcagcgACGGCAACATCGTGGTGTGGGACCTGCAGAACCAGACCCTGGTCAG GCAGTTTCAAGGTCACACGGATGGTGCCAGCTGCATCGACATCTCTAACGATGGCACCAAGCTGTGGACGGGGGGGCTGGACAACACGGTGCGGTGCTGGGACCTGCGGGAAGGGcgtcagctgcagcagcacgaCTTCAGCTCCCAG aTCTTCTCCCTGGGGTACTGCCCGACAGGAGAGTGGCTGGCAGTGGGCATGGAGAGCAGCAATGTGGAGATCCTGCACGTCACCAAACCGGACAAGTACCAGCTGCACCTCCACGAGAGCTGCGTCCTCTCCCTCAAATTCGCCTCCTGCG GGAAGTGGTTCGTGAGCACGGGGAAGGACAACCTGCTGAACGCCTGGCGGACGCCCTACGGAGCCAGCATCTTCCAG tcGAAGGAAACCTCCTCTGTCCTCAGCTGCGACGTCTCCACGGATGACCAGTTCATCGTGACTGGCTCGGGGGACAAGAAAGCAACAGTTTACGAGGTCATTTACTGA
- the LOC129197356 gene encoding transducin-like enhancer protein 1 isoform X4, protein MYYEMSYGLNIEMHKQTEIAKRLNVICAQLIPFLSQEHQQQVVQAVERAKQVTMTDLNAAIGHQLQTQHLSHHAPPIPLTPHPSGMQPTGLAGISSASGLLALSGALGAQAQLLAKDDRGVHDTEPRERDPGPSSLALPNGERARAISEYLSSSKKRKVEEKDFVTDYGSDADKSEDNLVVDEDPSSPHSVHSYSSRENGVEKVPLGRKEAIPLSPTSMASSSSTSPSRSKDAPTVEKAGTPSLKSSTPTSQGDAAVPGSSGAQQFRPAASKAPVDPLAALGLRNPLGVQSPYSAAFGMAHPTVNGDVAGTGAYASLHLMSPQLNGAVAAVGAGSYGRSPLVGYDPHPHMRVPGLAASMQVGTSGKPAYSFHVSADGQMQPVPFPPDALIGSGIPRHARQLHTLTHGEVVCAVTISNSTRHVYTGGKGCVKVWDVGQPGTKTAVAQLDCLNRDNYIRSCKLLPDGRSLIVGGEASTLSIWDLAAPTPRIKAELTSSAPACYALAISPDAKVCFSCCSDGNIVVWDLQNQTLVRQFQGHTDGASCIDISNDGTKLWTGGLDNTVRCWDLREGRQLQQHDFSSQIFSLGYCPTGEWLAVGMESSNVEILHVTKPDKYQLHLHESCVLSLKFASCGKWFVSTGKDNLLNAWRTPYGASIFQSKETSSVLSCDVSTDDQFIVTGSGDKKATVYEVIY, encoded by the exons ATG TACTACGAGATGTCCTATGGCCTGAACATTGAGATGCACAAACAG ACGGAGATCGCGAAGCGGCTCAACGTGATCTGCGCCCAGCTCATCCCGTTCCTGTCTCAGGAG caccagcagcaggtgGTCCAAGCCGTGGAGCGTGCGAAGCAGGTGACTATGACCGACCTGAACGCGGCGATCGGG CACCAGCTCCAGACCCAGCACCTCTCGCACCATGCTCCCCCCATCCCGCTGACCCCCCACCCCTCCGGGATGCAGCCCACCGGCCTCGCTGGCATCAGCAGCGCCTCAGGGTTGCTGGCGCTCTCGGGGGCACTGGGGGCGCAGGCCCAGCTCCTTGCCAAAGATGACCGAGGAGTCCATGACACCGAGCCCAGGG AACGAGACCCCGGCCCC agcTCCCTGGCGCTGCCCAACGGGGAGCGGGCACGAGCCATCTCCGAGtacctgagcagcagcaagaagaggaaggtggaaGAGAAGGACTTTGTTACAGACTAC GGCAGCGACGCAGACAAAAGCGAAGACAACTTGGTGGTGGATGAG GACCCCTCTTCCCCGCACAGTGTCCACTCCTACTCGTCCCGGGAGAACGGGGTGGAGAAGGTCCcactggggaggaaggaggccATACCGCTCAGCCCGACCTCCATGGCCTCCTCGAGCAGCACGTCCCCATCTCGGAGCAAGGATGCGCCCACG GTGGAGAAGGCTGGGACGCCCAGCCTGAAGTCCAGCACCCCCACCTCCCAGGGCGATGCCGCAGTCCCGGGCTCCAGCGGTGCCCAGCAGTTTCGCCCCGCCGCCTCCAAGGCCCCTGTGGACCCCCTGG cagccctgggcctgaGGAACCCGCTGGGGGTGCAGAGCCCCTACTCGGCCGCCTTCGGCATGGCCCACCCCACGGTTAACGGTGACGTGGCCGGGACCGGTGCCTACGCCAGCCTCCACCTCATGTCCCCGCAGCTCAACGGGGCTGTGGCCGCCGTGGGAGCCGGCAGCTACGGGCGCTCCCCCCTG GTGGGCTATGACCCGCACCCCCACATGCGCGTCCCAGGGCTGGCGGCCAGCATGCAAGTGGGGACTTCGGGGAAACC CGCCTACTCCTTCCACGTCAGCGCCGACGGGCAGATGCAGCCGGTGCCTTTCCCACCCGATGCCCTCATCGGCTCCGGCATCCCCCGCCACGCGCGGCAGCTCCACACCCTGACCCATGGCGAGGTGGTCTGCGCCGTCACCATCAGCAACTCCACGCGACACGTCTACACCGGGGGCAAGGGCTGCGTGAAGGTGTGGGACGTGGGGCAGCCCGGCACCAAGACGGCCGTGGCTCAGCTGGACTGCTTG AACCGAGACAACTACATCCGCTCCTGCAAGCTGCTCCCTGACGGCCGGAGCCTCATCGTGGGGGGGGAGGCCAGCACCCTCTCCATCTGGGACCTGGCAGCCCCCACGCCCCGCATCAAGGCTGAGCTCAcctcctctgcccctgcctgctACGCCCTGGCCATCAGCCCCGACGCCAAAgtctgcttctcctgctgcagcgACGGCAACATCGTGGTGTGGGACCTGCAGAACCAGACCCTGGTCAG GCAGTTTCAAGGTCACACGGATGGTGCCAGCTGCATCGACATCTCTAACGATGGCACCAAGCTGTGGACGGGGGGGCTGGACAACACGGTGCGGTGCTGGGACCTGCGGGAAGGGcgtcagctgcagcagcacgaCTTCAGCTCCCAG aTCTTCTCCCTGGGGTACTGCCCGACAGGAGAGTGGCTGGCAGTGGGCATGGAGAGCAGCAATGTGGAGATCCTGCACGTCACCAAACCGGACAAGTACCAGCTGCACCTCCACGAGAGCTGCGTCCTCTCCCTCAAATTCGCCTCCTGCG GGAAGTGGTTCGTGAGCACGGGGAAGGACAACCTGCTGAACGCCTGGCGGACGCCCTACGGAGCCAGCATCTTCCAG tcGAAGGAAACCTCCTCTGTCCTCAGCTGCGACGTCTCCACGGATGACCAGTTCATCGTGACTGGCTCGGGGGACAAGAAAGCAACAGTTTACGAGGTCATTTACTGA